The region GCGGAGCGCCGTTCCCTCACTGGGGTTGGATCACGGCCACAACATCCCCGATGTTGACGCGATCTCCTGGCCGCACCATAACCTGCACGACCCGGCCGTCCACAGACGCGACCGCCGCGGGCACCGATGCGCCGGAGGTCGTGCCCCGCAGAAATACGAGCGGATCGCCTTGTTTGACGGGCTGACCGACCTTGGCGAGCTGCAGGGGCAATACCTCGCCCGAAATGACCACACGGACGAGAACGCTGGCGGACTCCGCCAAGGTCGGAGCCGGCATCACAAGCGCGAACCCGATGACCACGAGCGCAACCGCAACCGCGACCCTTATCGGGGCCATGGCACATCACTCTCCATAGGACATACAATTATAGCCCGGGGCCGGAATGGGTGTCAAACCCCCGAACGCCTCCTCGGACGCCCGCCCCGGGTGTGCACGGGCTTCCTATCTATCCTACCCTTGTTCTCTACGGACCATTCCTTCGGCCGGTTCTTGACCAGCCCGAAGTAATGGAGCAGTCCGCCCGCGATGCGCGCGGCGGCGTGTCCGTCTCCATAGGGGTTCCTGGCCCGGCTCATCCGTGCGTAGGCCCGGGGGTCCGTGAGGAGCCGGACCGCCTCCTTTACGATCCGGGTCCGATCCGTCCCAACGAGGCGCGCCGTGCCGGCCGCGACACCTTCGGGTCGTTCGGTGGTCTCCCGGAGCACCAGGACCGGCCGGCCCAGGGCGGGCGCCTCTTCTTGGATCCCGCCGGAGTCGGTCAGGATGACCGAGGCCGCCTTCATGCACGCCACGTTCGCCGCGTAATCGAGCGGCCCAAAGAGATGCGCCTGTGGATGCGGACCAAGAATTTCCTGGGCGGGCCGGCTCACGATGGGATTGGGATGCACCGGGTAGACGAGGTCGAGATCGGGAAATTGCGCGAGGAGATCGCGGACGGCGTGGAAGATCTGCCGTTGGGGGTCGCCCCAGTTTTCCCGCCGGTGCGATGTGAGCAACAGCACCCGGCGCCCTCGCCGCCCGAGGATCGCCCGGAGGCCCGGATCCGCGGGGACAGGATCGCGCCCGGCCACGTCCAAGAGCGCGTCGATGACGGTGTTGCCGGTCACGATGATACGGTCCGGCGGAACGCCCTCCTTCTTCAAATTGTCGCGGGCGGCGGGGGTCGGCGCGAAGTGGAGATCCGCCAGCACCGTCGTCATGTGACGAAACATCTCTTCGGGATACGGCTGGTACTTGTCCTCGGTCCTGAGCCCCGCCTCGACGTGGCCCACGGGGATCCGGCGGTAGAACGCCGCCAGAGATCCCACGAAGGACGGCGCGGCATCGCCCTGCACGAGCACGAGGTCGGGTGCGGTCTCCGGCAGGATCGCCGAGAGGCCTTCGAGGGTCCGCACCGTGATCTCGGCGAGCGTTTGTTGCTCGGTCATGATGCCCAGATCGTAGTCTGGGGTGATCGTGAACAGCGCGAGCACCTGATCGAGCATCTCCCGATGCTGCGCCGTGACCGCGACGATCGGCGCAAACGCGTCCGGATGGGCGCGGAGGGCGTGGACCACGGGCGCCATTTTGACGGCATCAGGCCGTGTCCCGAAGACGAGCATGATCTTCCGGGGACGAGCGCCGGTCACTTGGGTACTTCGTGGCGTCCGGAGGCGACGGGTGGCGGGGCGGGCGTCAGCAACCCGGTGCGGCGGGCCCCGAACACGAGGGCCATCGACAACAGGCCCAGGACGGCGACCAGCAAGACGCGGTGCACGCCGTGAAACCCGCTGACCAGCAGCGCTCCGACGCCGAGCACGCCCGTGACGAGATACAGCACGATGGCCACCTGCCGCTGGGTCAGCCCGCGCTTGAGCAGCCGGTGATGGAGGTGCTCCGTGTCCGGCTGAAAGATGGGGCGGCGCGTGCGCCAGCGGCGGGTGATGGCGAGCGCGGTATCGAGCACCGGCACGCCGAGCGCGACGAGCGGGACCAGGAGCGAGAGGGCGGTGTAGCTTTTGTAGGTGCCGAGGACCGAGAGGCTGCCGAGCAGGTAGCCGAGCAGCATCGACCCGGTATCGCCCAGGAAGATGCGCGCGGGACTAAAGTTGTACGGCAGGAATCCCAGCGTGCCGCCGATGAGGGCCACCGCGAGCATCGCGGTGGCGAGATCGCCCCGCTGGTACGAGGCGATGAAGACGGTCCCCCCGGCGATCGCCGCGATGCCCGCCGCCAGGCCGTCGATGCCGTCGATCAGGTTCATCACATTGCACAGCGCCACCAGCCAGATCACCGTCAAGGCCATCCCGAACGGGCCCAGGAACACCATCCCCCCCAACGGGTTTGTCAACACGTCCATCCCGACGCCGAAGGACAGCGGGACGACCGCGGCCACCAGCTGGCCGAACAACTTCTCGGTCGGCGCGACGCCACGGATATCGTCGATGATGCCGAGGATCGTGATCACGGTCGCGCCGAGCAGGACGCCGATCACGGGCCGGTCGAACGCGGGGGTAAACGGAATCGTCACCAGGATCTGGTGCGCGTCTTCCGTGACCTTGATCGCCCGCTCCAGCGGCAGGCCGGCGAGGACGGCGACCACGAACGCCAGATAAATCGCGATCCCTCCGAGGCGCGGGACCGGCGTGCGGTGGATATGCCGGCCTCCCGGCTGGGCCAGCACGCCCAAGCGCGTCGCCAGCCACACGATGAAGGGCGTCAGCAGGTACGCGACCGCCAGGCCGATCGCGCCGGCCACGAGGAACGGAGAGATCGTCATGGGGATCTCGGCCGGACGGGGATCAGTCCCCTTCGGCCACGGATTGCATCACCCGCGACTGCGCGAATAGATCGCTCACCGATTGGTCGGCGTGGATCCGCCGGATCGCCTCCCCCAACAACGCCGCCACCGAGATGACCGTCGTCTTGGATGTCCGCTTGTCCGGGGGCACCGGAATGCTGTCCGTAACCACCAACTGGCGGATCGGGGATCTGAGCACGCGCGTCGTCGCGGGCGGCGAAAGGATCGCGTGCGTACTGCAGGCGTACACCTCCCGCACGCCCCGGCGCACGAGCGCTTCCGCGCCCATCACCAGCGTGCCGCCGGTGTCGATGATGTCATCGATCAGGATCGCGGTCCGCCGGTACACCTTGCCGATCACGTGGACGACCTCGGCGACCTGGTTGGGGCGGTCGCGGCGTTTGTCGACGATCGCCAGCGGAGCCTGCAGGTACTCCGCGAACTCCCGCGCCCGCTTGACGCCCCCGATGTCCGGGGACACCACGACGATGTTCTCGAGCGCGAGCCCGCGGAAGTAATCCCCCAGGATCATCCGGCAGGGAAGGTGGTCCAAGGGGATGTCAAAGAACCCCCACATCTGTCCCGCGTGCAGGTCGAGGGTGAGCACCCGGTTGGCTCCCGCGGTCGTCAGCAGATTCGCGACCAGTTTGGCGGAGATGGGTTCCCGGGGTTTGATCTTTCGATCTTGGCGGGCGTAGCCGAAGTACGGGATCACGGCGGTGATGCGGGCGGCGCTCGCGCGCCTGACCGCGTCGATGATCACGAGGAGCTCCATCAGGTTTTCGCTGGCGGGGGGACACGTCGGCTGCACGACAAACACATCTTCGCCGCGGACGCTCTCCTCGATCCGAACGCCGATCTCACCGTCGGCGTACCGGAAGACGTTGATGGCGCCGAGCGGCAGATCGAGTGAGGCGGCGATGCCCCCGGCGAGATCCGGGTTGCTCGTGCCGCTGAAGATCCGGATCCCCGCACCCGCCATCTTCGCCTCCTCTTTTACTGCGGTCGCTTGCCGTCGAGCACGCGGATGACGCGCGCCGGGACCCCGACGGCGACGCTGTGGGGCGGTACGTCCTTCGTCACCACCGCCCCGGCGCCGGTGATCGCCCCCCGGCCGATCCGGACCGGTGCGACCAGCATCGAGTCGCTCCCAATGTACGCGCCGTTCCCGATCGTCGTCCGATGCTTCCGACGGTCGAGCCCGTAGTTGCACGTGATCGTCCCGGCGCCGATGTTGACGTCCGCCCCGATCCAGGCATCCCCCAGGTAGCTCTTGTGATGGACTTTCGTCCGATCACCGACGCGCACCTGTTTCATCTCGGCGTAGTTGCCGACTTCGACGTCCCGGCCGACCACCGTGCCCGGCCGGAGATGCGCGTAGGGCCCCACCACCGAGCCGCTGCCGATCCGCGCGCCCTCAAGCGAAGAATCCCAGACGCGGGCCCCCCGGCCGATCACCGCGTCGTGGAGGCGGGCACCCGGACCGATCACGCAGCCCTCGCCCACCGCCGTGTTCCCGGTGATCAAGGTCATCGGATGCACGACCGTGTCCCGGCCGAGCCGGACCGTCGCATCGATGAACGTGGTCACCGGGTCGACCACCGTCACCCCCGACGCCATCACCCGGGACAGGATCCGGCCCCGCATGGCGCGCTCGGCCTGCGCCAATTCCTCGCGGCCGTTGATCCCGATCATCTCCTCCGGATCGTCCACGCCTACGGTGACGACATCCCCCGATGAGGCCGCCAGCAGGTTGACCGCATCGGTCAGGTAGTACTCCCGTTGCTGATTGTTGGGGCGGATCCGCTCGAGGGCCCCTTTGAGCTCGCGGACGCGAAAACAGTAGACCCCGACGTTCACCTCCCGGACGGCGCGCTCCTCGGGCGTCGCGTCGCGGTCCTCCACGATGCGTTGGAAGCGACGCCGGCCGTCGCGGATGATGCGGCCAAAGTGGTGGGACTCTTCCGCGGTGCCGGTCGCCAATGCCGCCACCGCGGTGGTGCGTATCGCGCCCAGGAGGGCCCGCAGGGTCCGAGGAGAGACGAAGGGCATGTCCGCGTAGATCACGTAGACCAGCGACCGCCCGCGCAGACGCGGCAACGCCTGGGCCACCGCATGACCCGTCCCTAGCGGCCGGTGCTGGATGACGTAGTGCACGGCGGATCCAACCGCTGCACGCACGGCCCCGCCCTCTCTGCCGACCACGAGCAGCGGGCGTCCCACGCCGGCCCGGCGAAGCGTCTCGAGCACGTAGGCGAGCATCGGACGGCCGCACAGCGGGTGCATCACCTTGGGGAGATCCGATTTCATCCGCGTGCCCCGGCCCGCCGCCAGGATCACCGCTTGTGGCTGCTCCACCGCGCTGCCTCCCGAAGATACCTTAAGGGGATTCGCGGCCCAAGAACCCAGCCCCTGCGGCAGCCACGCGCCGGCCGCGCTCGCAGCGTGGTCGCGCTCAGCGCACCCGGCCGGCCTGTTCCCGTTCCCGCTTGTGTTCCACCACCGTGCAGAATGCCGGCACGACACGAGGATCGAACTGCGTGCCCGCACAGCGATGCAATTCGGCCACCGCCTCTTCATGCGTGCGCGCCTTCTTGTAGGGCCGGTCGTCGGTAATCGCGCTGTAGGCGTCGCAGACCGCCAGGATGCGCGCGCCCAGCGGGATCTCCTCGCCTTTGAGCCCGTCCGGGTATCCGGTGCCGTTCCATCGCTCCTGGTGGTGGCGGACGAGCGCGGCCACCCCCCGCATCCGCTCGGTAGAGGCGAGGATCTCTTCGCCGATCTCGGGATGCTTGCGCATGATCGCCCATTCCGCGTCGGTCAGCTTACCGGGCTTCCGCAAGATGGCGTCGGGGACGCCGATCTTGCCGATGTCGTGGAGCAGGGCGCCCCACCGCACGTCCTGAATCTCTTCTTCACCGCAGCCGAGCTCATGGGCGACGGTCTCCGCCCACGCTGAGATGCGCTCGCTGTGACCGGAGGTATAACTGTCCCGCACGTCCATCGTCCGCGCCAGGCTCACGACCATCTGCATGTACGACTTCTCGAGGTTTTGGAACAACCTGGCCCGCCGAATCGCCGTCCCCCCGATCTCGGCGATCCCTTCGAGAAGTCGGGCCTCGGCCTCGGCAAAGGGACTGGCGTCCGGGCGGCGCTTCCGGCCCAGCCAGAACACCCCAATCGTCTCCTGTTCGGACCGGACGGGGACGATCACCGCCGGACCAAAGCCGCGGAACCCGGTCATCCAGACGGGCAGCGGCTCGCCGCCAAAGTTTGCCGTCTGGTACATCGCCCCGGTCTGCGCCACGCGGCCGAACGGGCTGCCCGAGACGGGGAAGGACACCTCCCGCATTTCGGGCGCCATTCCAACGGCAAAGACGCAGTCGAACTCCGGACGTTCCTTGGCCAGCAGGGCGAGCGTGCCGCTGTCGGCCTGGACAAGTTCCATCGCATGTCCGACCAGGATCGGGTAGATCTCCTCGAGGTTTCGCGCCGCGCGGAGCCTGCGGCTCAGGTCGAAGAGCACTTCCAGATCCGCGGCCCGCTGTGTCTGAGCGTCGAGCGCCC is a window of bacterium DNA encoding:
- a CDS encoding biotin/lipoyl-binding protein, which translates into the protein MAPIRVAVAVALVVIGFALVMPAPTLAESASVLVRVVISGEVLPLQLAKVGQPVKQGDPLVFLRGTTSGASVPAAVASVDGRVVQVMVRPGDRVNIGDVVAVIQPQ
- the wecB gene encoding UDP-N-acetylglucosamine 2-epimerase (non-hydrolyzing), which encodes MTGARPRKIMLVFGTRPDAVKMAPVVHALRAHPDAFAPIVAVTAQHREMLDQVLALFTITPDYDLGIMTEQQTLAEITVRTLEGLSAILPETAPDLVLVQGDAAPSFVGSLAAFYRRIPVGHVEAGLRTEDKYQPYPEEMFRHMTTVLADLHFAPTPAARDNLKKEGVPPDRIIVTGNTVIDALLDVAGRDPVPADPGLRAILGRRGRRVLLLTSHRRENWGDPQRQIFHAVRDLLAQFPDLDLVYPVHPNPIVSRPAQEILGPHPQAHLFGPLDYAANVACMKAASVILTDSGGIQEEAPALGRPVLVLRETTERPEGVAAGTARLVGTDRTRIVKEAVRLLTDPRAYARMSRARNPYGDGHAAARIAGGLLHYFGLVKNRPKEWSVENKGRIDRKPVHTRGGRPRRRSGV
- a CDS encoding MraY family glycosyltransferase — its product is MTISPFLVAGAIGLAVAYLLTPFIVWLATRLGVLAQPGGRHIHRTPVPRLGGIAIYLAFVVAVLAGLPLERAIKVTEDAHQILVTIPFTPAFDRPVIGVLLGATVITILGIIDDIRGVAPTEKLFGQLVAAVVPLSFGVGMDVLTNPLGGMVFLGPFGMALTVIWLVALCNVMNLIDGIDGLAAGIAAIAGGTVFIASYQRGDLATAMLAVALIGGTLGFLPYNFSPARIFLGDTGSMLLGYLLGSLSVLGTYKSYTALSLLVPLVALGVPVLDTALAITRRWRTRRPIFQPDTEHLHHRLLKRGLTQRQVAIVLYLVTGVLGVGALLVSGFHGVHRVLLVAVLGLLSMALVFGARRTGLLTPAPPPVASGRHEVPK
- a CDS encoding ribose-phosphate pyrophosphokinase, whose product is MAGAGIRIFSGTSNPDLAGGIAASLDLPLGAINVFRYADGEIGVRIEESVRGEDVFVVQPTCPPASENLMELLVIIDAVRRASAARITAVIPYFGYARQDRKIKPREPISAKLVANLLTTAGANRVLTLDLHAGQMWGFFDIPLDHLPCRMILGDYFRGLALENIVVVSPDIGGVKRAREFAEYLQAPLAIVDKRRDRPNQVAEVVHVIGKVYRRTAILIDDIIDTGGTLVMGAEALVRRGVREVYACSTHAILSPPATTRVLRSPIRQLVVTDSIPVPPDKRTSKTTVISVAALLGEAIRRIHADQSVSDLFAQSRVMQSVAEGD
- the glmU gene encoding bifunctional UDP-N-acetylglucosamine diphosphorylase/glucosamine-1-phosphate N-acetyltransferase GlmU, with protein sequence MEQPQAVILAAGRGTRMKSDLPKVMHPLCGRPMLAYVLETLRRAGVGRPLLVVGREGGAVRAAVGSAVHYVIQHRPLGTGHAVAQALPRLRGRSLVYVIYADMPFVSPRTLRALLGAIRTTAVAALATGTAEESHHFGRIIRDGRRRFQRIVEDRDATPEERAVREVNVGVYCFRVRELKGALERIRPNNQQREYYLTDAVNLLAASSGDVVTVGVDDPEEMIGINGREELAQAERAMRGRILSRVMASGVTVVDPVTTFIDATVRLGRDTVVHPMTLITGNTAVGEGCVIGPGARLHDAVIGRGARVWDSSLEGARIGSGSVVGPYAHLRPGTVVGRDVEVGNYAEMKQVRVGDRTKVHHKSYLGDAWIGADVNIGAGTITCNYGLDRRKHRTTIGNGAYIGSDSMLVAPVRIGRGAITGAGAVVTKDVPPHSVAVGVPARVIRVLDGKRPQ